In the Magnetospira sp. QH-2 genome, one interval contains:
- a CDS encoding LysR family transcriptional regulator: MEYKNLPDIRGWAALRAVVERGSVSAAAEALSVGQPAVTKRLRALEACYGLPLTERRSGRLHLTEAGEKVYLLAVQTLDRQLSLRHEMLDMAQGKTTLHLDVTIAIGEHFLPRFLLAFSERHPQYRVDSRLIYGRQIQTNLANGISDLALLERAPDHPDLLVQKWMDDELLLVCGPRHPLANEEMIPAAMLHDLSYVLREPGSSARLDLDEALDRIGFSGLNVALEVGATDALMNVLMPGSHVSFLPRFAVEDFVAQGRLRHIRVGGFRIMRTLWIARHRANIDHPVADAFISVIRDL, translated from the coding sequence ATGGAATACAAAAATCTACCGGATATTCGCGGATGGGCGGCCCTTCGGGCGGTGGTCGAACGGGGCAGTGTCTCCGCTGCCGCCGAGGCGTTGAGTGTCGGCCAGCCCGCGGTGACCAAACGTTTACGGGCCCTGGAGGCCTGTTATGGCCTACCTTTGACCGAGCGCCGTAGCGGGCGTCTGCACCTGACCGAAGCCGGGGAGAAGGTCTATTTGCTGGCGGTACAGACTCTCGACCGGCAATTGTCTCTCAGGCATGAGATGCTGGATATGGCGCAGGGAAAGACAACCTTGCACCTGGATGTGACCATCGCCATTGGGGAGCACTTCCTGCCCCGGTTCCTGCTGGCTTTCTCCGAGCGTCATCCGCAATACCGGGTGGACAGTCGGTTGATCTATGGCCGACAGATCCAGACCAACCTGGCCAACGGCATTTCGGATCTGGCGCTATTGGAACGGGCGCCGGACCATCCGGACCTCCTGGTACAGAAATGGATGGATGACGAACTGTTGCTGGTCTGCGGTCCGCGTCATCCGTTGGCCAACGAGGAGATGATTCCGGCCGCCATGCTGCATGATCTGAGCTATGTGCTGCGCGAGCCCGGGTCCTCGGCCCGCCTGGATCTGGACGAGGCACTGGACCGTATCGGTTTCAGCGGGCTGAACGTGGCCTTGGAGGTGGGGGCCACCGATGCCTTGATGAATGTGTTGATGCCCGGGTCCCATGTGAGTTTCCTGCCCCGGTTTGCGGTGGAGGATTTCGTGGCCCAAGGAAGGTTGCGTCATATACGGGTGGGTGGATTTCGCATCATGCGCACCCTGTGGATCGCCCGCCATCGCGCCAACATCGACCATCCGGTGGCCGATGCCTTCATCTCGGTGATCCGGGACCTGTAA